A genomic segment from Acidobacteriota bacterium encodes:
- a CDS encoding glycosyltransferase family 39 protein, giving the protein MQANARSGRELVVRWALPAITVIFFLATAVGYGVFRDELYYFACGRHLDWGYVDHPPLIALLAALVEGLGGSWVAGRWLAGLAAGATVWLTGETARELGGRPWARVTAQLLTATAPIFLALSSTFSMNVFNLLIWAALGRLAAHLLSGGEPRLWLLFGALAGIGLQNKVDVGVLGLGLAVGLMLSRRWDVLRRPWIWLGGAVAGLIFLPHVLWQMAHGWPTREFIANAQAGKIVELNPGEYALAQVELFGPVAIALALAGLGWLLFAGSAREHRSLAWIPVTAFLLFALSVSKPYYLAPAVILLFPAGAVAASRWSRSERIRQPWGRVLRVGLIALIVLGLAAAPLAKPLLPEDSYVAYAESLGFAPSTEERHELGRLPQFFADMHGWEDLAATVSGVYQSLPERDREKACFFGTNYGQAGAIDLFRDTYELPSAISGHNSYWLWGPGDCTGEVLLFSGSVVLPPGTSKAPGALHRCTDCMPYENNLTIWIIRDLPMSAQEAWPSVKSFN; this is encoded by the coding sequence ATGCAAGCGAACGCGCGAAGCGGTCGGGAGCTTGTGGTGCGCTGGGCCTTGCCGGCCATCACGGTGATCTTTTTCCTCGCCACGGCGGTGGGCTATGGAGTCTTTCGGGACGAGCTCTACTACTTCGCCTGCGGGCGGCACCTGGATTGGGGCTATGTCGATCATCCGCCCCTCATCGCGCTGCTGGCGGCGCTGGTGGAGGGCCTGGGAGGCTCCTGGGTCGCCGGTCGCTGGCTAGCGGGCCTGGCGGCGGGAGCCACGGTGTGGCTCACCGGCGAGACGGCCCGGGAGCTCGGCGGCCGACCCTGGGCGCGGGTCACCGCTCAACTCCTCACCGCCACCGCTCCGATCTTCCTGGCGCTCAGCTCGACCTTCTCGATGAATGTCTTCAACCTGCTGATCTGGGCAGCGCTGGGACGGCTGGCGGCGCACCTGCTGAGCGGAGGAGAACCAAGACTCTGGCTGCTCTTCGGCGCGCTGGCGGGCATCGGGCTGCAGAATAAGGTGGATGTCGGCGTGCTGGGGCTGGGTCTCGCCGTGGGCCTGATGCTGAGCCGGCGGTGGGACGTGCTGCGGCGGCCATGGATCTGGCTCGGCGGCGCGGTGGCGGGCCTGATCTTCCTCCCCCACGTGCTCTGGCAGATGGCCCATGGCTGGCCTACCCGAGAATTCATCGCCAACGCCCAGGCGGGCAAGATCGTCGAGCTCAATCCTGGAGAGTACGCGCTGGCTCAGGTGGAGCTCTTCGGGCCGGTGGCCATCGCCCTCGCCCTGGCGGGTCTCGGCTGGTTGCTCTTCGCCGGCTCCGCCCGGGAGCACCGCTCCCTGGCCTGGATCCCGGTGACGGCCTTTCTGCTCTTCGCCCTTTCGGTCTCCAAACCCTACTATCTGGCTCCCGCGGTCATTCTGCTCTTCCCCGCCGGGGCGGTGGCCGCCTCCCGCTGGAGCCGCTCCGAGCGCATCCGCCAGCCCTGGGGCCGAGTGCTCCGCGTCGGCCTGATCGCCCTCATCGTCCTGGGCCTCGCCGCCGCGCCGCTGGCCAAGCCGCTGCTGCCGGAGGACAGCTACGTCGCCTACGCCGAGTCCCTGGGCTTCGCCCCGAGCACCGAAGAGCGCCACGAGCTCGGCCGCCTACCCCAATTCTTCGCCGACATGCACGGTTGGGAAGATCTCGCCGCCACCGTCTCCGGCGTCTATCAGTCGCTGCCGGAAAGGGACCGGGAGAAAGCGTGCTTCTTCGGCACCAACTACGGTCAAGCCGGCGCCATCGATCTTTTCCGCGACACCTACGAGTTGCCGTCCGCCATCTCCGGCCACAATAGCTATTGGCTTTGGGGGCCCGGCGACTGCACCGGCGAGGTGCTGCTCTTTTCCGGCAGCGTCGTTCTGCCGCCGGGCACCAGCAAGGCCCCCGGGGCATTGCACCGCTGCACCGACTGCATGCCCTACGAGAACAATTTGACCATCTGGATCATCCGCGACCTGCCGATGAGCGCGCAGGAGGCCTGGCCCAGCGTGAAGTCGTTCAATTAG